The Aestuariibius sp. HNIBRBA575 nucleotide sequence TGCCGATGCCAGCCCAATCATTCACGCCGAAGAGGCGTTTGGTGGCATTGGCTATCATCAGCTTGGCTATCAATTCAGCTATGACAATCGCCGTTCTGGGTTGAACCCAGAGGCGGGCGTTTTGCTGCGGTTTGGTCAAGAATTTGGGGTAGGTGAGGATTCTCAATACATCAAAACCACCGCCTTTGCGGCGGCTGAAACACGTGTGTTCCATGATGATGTGACCTTGCGCGCCATCGTTGAGGGCGGCTTGCTGCATTTCTCAGAAGGGGACAGCCGCGTGACCGACCGTTTCTTCCTTGGATCGGCCAAAATGCGCGGCTTTAGCGCCGGGGGCATTGGTCCACGGGACGTGAATACCGGCGACGCATTGGGTGGGAACGCCTTTGCGGTGGCCCGCCTAGAAGCCGAATTCCCGTTGGGATTGCCCGAAGAATACGGGATCACCGGCGGGGCCTTTTATGACTACGGATCGGTCTGGGATGTAGGCGTCGATAGTGCGGACATTCTGTACAACGATTTCACCCCTCGGTCTGTGGTTGGTTTGTCGCTGTTCTGGACAACCCCAATTGGTCCGCTGCGGTTTAACTTTACCGAAGCGTTGGATGCGCAGGAACAGGATGAAACCCGCGCATTTGATGTGACCGTTTCAACGTCGTTCTAATGCTAAAAGCCGGTGTTATAGCCCTCGCTTTTGCCGGGTTTTTTGCGACCTGTGGATATGCACAGGCCCAGGACGGTGCCACGTCGGAACAAACACCTGCTTTGGTGCGATCCCCGATTTTGACGATCGATCCGAACACGCTGTTTTCCAATTCGATTTATGGGCAGCGTGTTCAGGCCGATCTGAACCTGCGCGCCGAGGAATTGAACGCAGAAAACCGCCGGATTGAACAGGCCCTCGTCGCAGAAGAGCAATCCCTGACCGAACGTCGCCCAAACATGGACCCGGCGGCGTTTCGCGCCGAAGCCGAAGCCTTTGACGAAAAGGTACAGGCCATCCGGCGCGCACGTGACGTCAAAGAGGCCGAGTTAGAGCAATTGCTGGAAAGCGAACGCGCGGCCTTTAACGCGCGCGTTTTGCCGATCCTCGGGGATATTATGCTGGAACGTGGCGCAGTTGTCGTGCTGGACAGTCGATCCGTTTATATTCGGGCCGGGGTGATCGAAATCACCGACGACGCGATCCGGATGACCGATGAACGGCTGGGGGATGGGACGCAAACCGACATCACCGCCCAACCAAACCCTGCTGATCCTGCGCAAACGCCGGGTCAAAGCGATCAAATCGAACGGTAATGTTGGTGCGGATTGCGCAGCCTTTACTTGCTCCCTTTGGGGGGCTTTGTTAGTCAGAACAAAGGGCTCTGACTTCGGATCGCCCAAAACGAAACATCAATGGCCCACAGGGCAGCCCAAAAGAGGAGGTCCCATGAGCGACATCACCCAAGACACCCCCACAGAAGCCGATATTCAGTTGATCCAAGCGATCCTGCCGCATCGGTATCCGTTTCTACTGGTGGACAAGGTGGTCGACATTGAGGGCACTTCCAAAGCGGTTGGCATCAAGAATGTCACGATGAACGAACCGCATTTTCAGGGCCATTTTCCCGGCAATCCCATCATGCCCGGCGTCACCATCGTCGAAGCCATGGCGCAAACCGCGGCGGTAATGGTTGGCACTACGATGGGCTTGGTCGAAGGCAATCTGCTGGTGTATTTCATGGGCATCGACAATTGCAAATTCCGCCGCAAAGTGGTGCCGGGGGATGTGTTGAAAATGAACCTTGAAACCACCCGTGGCAAACCCGGCGGCAAGGTTTGGAAATTCCGCGGCGTGGCCACGGTGGATGGCGAAATGGCCGCCGAAGCGGACTTTACCGCGATGATGGATATGCAGGGCTGATGGGCGCGCAAATCCACCCCAGCTCTGTCATCGAAGACGGGGCTGTGATCGGGCAGGATTGTCAGATCGGACCGTTCTGCGTGATCGGCGCAGATGTGGTTCTGGGCGATCGGGTTGAATTAAAATCCCATGTGGTTGTGTCGGGTGACACCCATATTGGCGATGATACGGTGGTGTTTTCCTTTTCAGTGATCGGGGAAATTCCCCAGGATCTGAAATTTGACGGTGAAAAAACCCGGCTACGGATCGGTGCGCGCAATCGCATTCGCGAACATGTCACGATGAACCTTGGTACGGCCCAAGGCGGCGGTGAAACCCGCATCGGCGATGACGGTCTGTTTATGGCTGGCTGTCACATAGCCCATGACGCGGTGATTGGCGATCGGGTGATTGTGGTCAATTCATCCGCCATTGCCGGGCATTGCATCATCGAAGACGACGTGATCATCGGCGGTCTGTGTGGCATCCATCAATGGGTGCGCATCGGGCGCGGCGCCATTATCGGTGCCGTCAGCATGGTGATCAAAGATGTGGTTCCCCATGGCTTGGTTCAGGGGCCGCGCGGCGAATTGGACGGGCTTAATTTGGTCGGTTTGAAACGCAAAGGTGTGGATCGCCGTGACATCACCGCGCTGCGGGCTGCGTTTCAGATGCTCAAGGATGGCGAAGGCACGTTTGCCGAACGCGCCAAACGGCTGGGCGATGAAAGTGACAGTGACTATGTGCAGGAAATGGTGGCCTTTATCCTTGGGGATACGGATCGCAATTTCCTAACGCCGGGATAGGATTGCGCAGATGACCTTGGCTTTGATTGCCGGGCAGGGCGCGTTGCCCCGGTTTCTGGCAGAAAAATTGATCGCAGCCAATGATCCGCCTGTGATCTGCGTGTTTCACACATTTGTACCGGACGCACCGGTTGAATTGCCCCGGCTGCATTTCCGGCTGGAAACTTTGGGCACGTTTTTGGCCACCTTGGTTGAGGCGGGCGTGACACGATTATGTATGGCGGGGGCTGTGCGGCGCTATCCGATTGAGGCGGACCTGATTGACGAACGCACCCGGCCGTTGGTCGCCCGGCTGACCGATGCCATGGCCAAAGGCGACGATGGCACGTTGCGCGAAATCGTCGCGATTATCGAAGAAACCGGGATCAAAGTGGTGGGACCCAAAGATTTGGTGCCCGAGCTGGTGTTGAGTGCTGGAATTCCGACGGAACAGAAACCGTCGCCGGTTCACGATCAGGATGTGACCGCCGGATATCGGGAATTGCGCGTTATGGGGGCGGCCGATCTGGGGCAGGCCTGTGTGATCCGCGCCGGCAAAGTGGTCGCTGCCGAGGAAAAATCCGGAACCAAGGCCCTGATCGACCGGTTCAAAGCCGAACCTGATCCGCGCATGTCGGTTGATCCGGTGGAATGGGCGATGGATGCCGTGGCAGATATTTTCAAATCCGATCCGGTTTATGACGCGTTGCCGGGCGAAGGCATGGTGCTGTTCAAAGGCCCCAAACCGACCCAAGATTTGCGTGTCGACTTGCCCACAATCGGCCCGGACACGGCACAGGACGCCGCCGAGGCCGGGTTTGATGGGATCATCATTCAGGCCGGTTCGGTGATTGTTCTGGATGCCCCATTGGTGATCGACATATTGAACAATGCGGGCATGTTTTTGTGGGTGCATGAGGCGCAAACATGAACGTGTTTATCATCGCAGGCGAGGCATCCGGGGACAAATTAGGGGCGGCCCTGATGGATGGTTTGTCAGAGCTGCGCCCGAATGTTGTGTTCAACGGCATTGGCGGTCAGATGATGACCCAGCGCGGCCTGACATCACAATTTGAGATGTCCGAACTCAGCGTGATGGGCATCGCCGAGGTGCTGCCAAAGTATTTTCACCTAAAACGTCGCATTCGTGAAACGGCGGATGCGATATTGGCGCAGAAACCTGACGTGGTGGTGACCATCGACAGCCCCGATTTCTGCCTGCGTGTGGCCAAGCTGGTCAAGCCCGTGTCCGACATTCGCATCGTGCATTACGTGGCCCCATCCGTGTGGGCGTGGCGACCGAAACGGGCCGATAAAATGGCGGCTCTTGTGGATCAGGTGCTGGCATTGCTGCCGTTTGAGCCCCCTTATATGCTGGCCGCCGGTGTGCGCTGTGATTTTGTCGGGCATCCCGTCACAACCGAAACCGTGGCTGACGCAATTGCAGTGACCGCGTTCAAAGCCAAACACGGATTGGGTGAGGCGACGTTGATTGCATTGCCCGGATCACGCCGGGGCGAAGTTGGCCGATTGTCCGAACGATTTGGCCAGGCGATTGCCGAATTTGGCCGTGATCAT carries:
- a CDS encoding OmpH family outer membrane protein codes for the protein MLKAGVIALAFAGFFATCGYAQAQDGATSEQTPALVRSPILTIDPNTLFSNSIYGQRVQADLNLRAEELNAENRRIEQALVAEEQSLTERRPNMDPAAFRAEAEAFDEKVQAIRRARDVKEAELEQLLESERAAFNARVLPILGDIMLERGAVVVLDSRSVYIRAGVIEITDDAIRMTDERLGDGTQTDITAQPNPADPAQTPGQSDQIER
- the fabZ gene encoding 3-hydroxyacyl-ACP dehydratase FabZ, which translates into the protein MSDITQDTPTEADIQLIQAILPHRYPFLLVDKVVDIEGTSKAVGIKNVTMNEPHFQGHFPGNPIMPGVTIVEAMAQTAAVMVGTTMGLVEGNLLVYFMGIDNCKFRRKVVPGDVLKMNLETTRGKPGGKVWKFRGVATVDGEMAAEADFTAMMDMQG
- the lpxA gene encoding acyl-ACP--UDP-N-acetylglucosamine O-acyltransferase; translated protein: MGAQIHPSSVIEDGAVIGQDCQIGPFCVIGADVVLGDRVELKSHVVVSGDTHIGDDTVVFSFSVIGEIPQDLKFDGEKTRLRIGARNRIREHVTMNLGTAQGGGETRIGDDGLFMAGCHIAHDAVIGDRVIVVNSSAIAGHCIIEDDVIIGGLCGIHQWVRIGRGAIIGAVSMVIKDVVPHGLVQGPRGELDGLNLVGLKRKGVDRRDITALRAAFQMLKDGEGTFAERAKRLGDESDSDYVQEMVAFILGDTDRNFLTPG
- a CDS encoding LpxI family protein, producing the protein MTLALIAGQGALPRFLAEKLIAANDPPVICVFHTFVPDAPVELPRLHFRLETLGTFLATLVEAGVTRLCMAGAVRRYPIEADLIDERTRPLVARLTDAMAKGDDGTLREIVAIIEETGIKVVGPKDLVPELVLSAGIPTEQKPSPVHDQDVTAGYRELRVMGAADLGQACVIRAGKVVAAEEKSGTKALIDRFKAEPDPRMSVDPVEWAMDAVADIFKSDPVYDALPGEGMVLFKGPKPTQDLRVDLPTIGPDTAQDAAEAGFDGIIIQAGSVIVLDAPLVIDILNNAGMFLWVHEAQT
- the lpxB gene encoding lipid-A-disaccharide synthase, whose translation is MNVFIIAGEASGDKLGAALMDGLSELRPNVVFNGIGGQMMTQRGLTSQFEMSELSVMGIAEVLPKYFHLKRRIRETADAILAQKPDVVVTIDSPDFCLRVAKLVKPVSDIRIVHYVAPSVWAWRPKRADKMAALVDQVLALLPFEPPYMLAAGVRCDFVGHPVTTETVADAIAVTAFKAKHGLGEATLIALPGSRRGEVGRLSERFGQAIAEFGRDHPDLQVILPVAPGLEDLVRQQVADWPVKPILLTGTFDKSAAFQSARIALAASGTVSLELAAAGTPMVIAYDMNWLSRRLIKRMLRIDTVTLVNLVANSRTVPEFIGDKCLPDDIANALTKLWDHPDAQNDAMQITMEKLGRGAEKPGLRAARAVLDGLELSV